The Gloeobacter morelensis MG652769 genome contains the following window.
CTACGACCTCACCATCGAAAGCCCACCCCCACCGCCGGCCACCCCGCCGGGCCAGGGCGGGCGGGCCGCCCCGCCGCCCCCCGGTCCGAGCCGCCGCCCGGCTCCTACTACCCCCAACGGCCGCCCCGGCGCGCCACCTCCCAAACCTGTCCAGGGCACCCCAAAACCCCTGCCCCCCAAGCCGCCCGCGCCGGGCCAGCCCGGCCCAAAACGCCCCGAGCCCCCGCCTGCGCCGCCCGCATCCTCTTCGCCATAAAGACCCATGAGCCAACTGTTCCCCGCCCCACCCATCCGTCCTTTCGAACGCCTGCAGGCCGCCGACGGTCTGCTCATCAACGCCGAGCGCTGGCGGCGCGCCCACGAGTACCACCGACTGCGCCAGGGCATGCACTACCAGGCGCTCAACCAGCCGGGGATCGTCTGCGGCCTGGGGGTGCAGGCGATCACCGCCCCGAGCGACGTCAAGGCCGAATATCGCGACGGGCGCTGGGTGCGCATCCAGCCGGGGATCGCTATCGACCTGGTGGGCAATCCGATCGTCGTTCCCCAGCCCATCGACTTTCGCATCGCCGTCGAACTGGCCGACAACGAGCCCGCGATGGTCTATCTGGTGGTCAAGTACGTCGATCCCGACGACTTGCGCCGCGAGGAGCGCCGCGACATCGTCCAGGAGACGTTCCGTGTCGATGAAAAAAGCAGCCCCCCTGAAGAACTGGAAGTCGAAGTTTGCCGGGTGCTGTTGCAGCCTGGGACCGTGCAGCTCGAAAACCCGCGCGAAGTTTTCTTTCCGGGCTACAGCAACATCGACCTGCGCTTCCGGCTGCAGGCGCAGCCGCGCCCCCAGGCCCTGATCAGCATGGCGGTGGTCAACCACCCCGACCCCGACGGCACCCGCCACTTCTTCAACCTGCCCCATTTGCTCCGGGCCACCGGCGCACTCTATCCGGCCCTGCAGGGGGTGGGCGAGGTGGGCCAGGTGAGCTTCGACGAAGCGGAGGATTTAGAAGCCCATGACCTGCTGTACCTGACCGGTCGCCAGCCGCTGGTGCTCAATAGCCGCGAATTCGAAGCGCTCAAAGGCTACCTCGACCGCGGCGGAGTGCTGATGGTGGACGCCCCTGCCGACGCCGTTCCCCTGGTCGAGAGCGTGCTGGCCCTCGCTCAGCAACTGGAGACCCCTCTTGAATACCTCGAACGTCTGCGCCGGGATCACCCGCTGCGCACCCACCCGTTCTTGTTCTCGGCGCTGCCCGCGATCAACCAGCAACCTTTGCGGCTGCTTAGCGGCGGCGGCATCGTACTGACGATCGGCGAACTGGCCGCCGCCTGGGGCATCGACGACAACTTTGCCCTCTCGCGCCTGGCCATCCGCACCGCCCACGAATTGGGCATCAATATCCTGGCCTACGCCTGGCGCAGGCGGCAGCTGTTTGCCCTGCAGGGCACGGACGCCGCCTGGACGGGCGGGGCCTAAAAGACGGCGCTATGGCCTGCCGGGAGTTGTCCCTAGCAGCCCCTACCCCGGACCGACCGCCCCACAGCCAGGGGGCAGGGCGATCCATCGTCCCGAGGGCCGGAGTAGTAATAGCAGTCAGCCCACAAGCATGAGGGAGCGAGCCATGTCCAACTTCTTTAAAGACTTCATGAACGTGGAGAGTTTCATCTACAGCACGTGGATGAACCTGTTCGGCGGGGCGTTTTCCCGGCTGACCCGTCCCCAGTCCGGTGCCAGTTCGGTGGTGCCTGGCGTAGCGGCCCCCCCGCGCCCCGGTATGCGCCCGCCGCAGCGCCCCGGTGCCCCCGCTCCCCAGCGCCCCGGCGTCCCGCCTGCCCAGGGAGCCGCGCCGCAGCGCCCCGGTGCCCCCGCTCCCCAGCGCCCCGCGGCGGGTGCCCCCGGCCCGCGCCCGCCCGCTGCTCCCCAGCGCCCGGGGATGCCCCCCGGCATGCCCGCCCCCAACCCGAACCGGCAGTTGGACAAATCCGCCCAGGGGGCGCAGCTGTTCGGCATGAACATCAACAATTTGCCCCAGATCCCCGGCCTCAACGCACCGCCCAGCGGCAAGGGCAACGCTGCGCAGACCCGCGCCGAACAAGAAATTTATTTGCTCAAGGCGCGCGGCATGAACTTTGTTTCCCAGGGCGTCCACCGCTCCTTCAGTCAGATGTACACCAACTTGCGAAGCTTCTTCGAAAGAAGGGCGTGAGCACCCGCCGCGGCCACCCCCAGCCCGCCTAGCCAACCCGCACCCGTATGGAAAAACGCGTTATCAGCGCTGTGCTCTCGGAGCAGGCGGTCACCTACCGCCCCGGTGGTCCGCCGGTCACTTTTGAGGTGACCGTCAGCAACGACAGCAACCAGTTCGCGGGATTCAAACTGGAGTTGGTGGCGGCGGGGACGGGGCGCAATCCCAACTGGTACCAGCTTTTTCCGGAAGTCTCCACCGCCAAGCCCCCCGGCAGCCGCACCCAGTTTCAGGTGACGATCGTCGATTCGCCCATCCCCGGTTTTGTCGGGGCGATCAACGTCACGATCTTGATCACCTCCCCGCAGCTCAAGGAGGAGCGCAAGTACCTGCTGCGGCTGATTGTCGAAGCAGGTTCGGGGCCGTCGCAACTCTTGGTCGACCTGCCGGTGCGCCAGTTTCAGACCTATCCGCGCAACCCCGTGGACATTCCGGTGCGGGTGCGCAACCTCAGTCAGCGGCCGGTGGATATCGTTTTGCGCTTTTTGGGAATCGACCCGGTCTGGCTGGCCACCGGCACCGAGCGGCGCTTCGTCGTCGAAGCGGGCGCGCTGGCGGATGTCGCCTTTCAATGCCTGCCGCCGGGGCCGAACCAGGCCCTCGGCCAGGAGTATCCCTTCGCAGTCGAAGCGCTCCCCCAGAGCGGGAGCGCCGCGCGTGCGGAAGGGTCGCTGGAGGTGCTGCCGGTAGGCTTCGTGCAGTTCAATTGCAGCGAACCGCGAAAACGTCTGCCGGAGAAAGGTGGCGCCTGGTGGCCCGACTGGAGCGAGCTTGCCGCCACCTTTCCGTTGCTGTTTAAAAACGCGAGCAACCTGCGCCAGGAGGTGAGCGTCGCCGTCGAAGGCCGCGACAGCGGCAGGTGCGCCGCCCGCACCGAACCGCCCCAGGGAGTGCTGGGGGTCTCCACCACCACCGAACTCAAACTCGAAATCACCCGCAAGCGCTCGCTATTCGGTCTCCCCAAGACCCTGCAATTGGAGGCGGTGGCGGTCCTGTCCGACGAGCGGCTGGGAGGTGCCGATCCGCCCTCCCAGAAACTCGAACTGCGCGTGTTGCCGAAGTTGCCCGTCTGGATGCAGGTATTGTCCGTTGCACTCACGTTTATCTCGGGCAGTTGGGGGGCAGTCACGGTCCACGAGCATTTCAATCCCCGCGCCCACACCGACCTGGTCAATTCGGTGCGCGTCAGCGGCGACGCGCGCATGGTCTACAGCGCCAGCGACGACCGCACCATCCGCAGCTGGCGCGTCGGCAAAGAAGGGGGCGATCTGAGCTACGAGGGCATTCTGGTCGATACCGGCAGGCCCGTGCGGGCGCTGCGCTTTATGCCCAAGAACAACAGCCAGCTGGCCGCCGGGCTCGAAAACGGAGCAGTGCAAATCTGGAACGTCGCCACCGGCGAGAAGCTGCGCCAGCTCGACTACCAGCCGGAGGTGGACGACCGGGTCTTTGACCTCGTTTTTACTGCCAACTCGCGCCATCTATTTAGCGCCCACGGCAGCGGCATGGTGCAGATGTGGGATCTGCAGTCGGAGGCCACCCAGCCGGTGCGCGTCCTTGAGCTGGATAAAAAACTCGATTACACCGTGCAGGCGCTCGAACTGAGCGGCGATGAGCGCACACTGATTAGCGCCGGTCGGTTTTTCAGGCTGTTGCTCTGGGATCTGGACAAACCCGACGCCAGACCGCGCCGATTGCAGCCGCGCGGCGGCCAGAACGACGTCATCTGGAGTGTCGCCCTCTCGCCTAAAAACCCGAATTTGCTCGCCACCGCCGATTCGGCGGGCAACATCACCACCTACGACCTCGCCCGCTGCGCCGACCCGAACGCTACAAAGGCGCCGTTTAAAGGGGCGACCGCCCTGGGCTCCCTGCTCAAAGCCGACCCCAAGGCGCAGGACCGGGCCGTCCCCGTCCAGAGCGCCGAAACGGTGCCTGCGAACGTGCCCGTCGATGTCACCTGCCCGGTGCTCGACCGCTGGTTGGGCCACGGCAGTTTTGCGGTCCGCTCGCTCGCCTTCGGCGGCGACGGCCTGTCGCTGATTAGCGGCGGGGACGATCACCGGGTGATGCTCTGGCAACTGACGCCTAAAGGCACCCGCGCGGCGCGCTCCGTCACCGGCCGCCTGCTGGAGGAGCGCCCCAAAAAGGTCAACGCCGTTGACCTCGGCCGTGACCGCGAGGGGATCATCGGTGTGAGCGGCGGCGACGATTTTCAAGTGTCGATGCGACGAGTGCCCCTGCCGTGATCCAGACTCGCTCCTGCCCGATTGCGCTCATCATGAACCCGCCCGGCCCCCAGCAGGCGACGCCGGGTTCGCAGGTCGAGCTGTTTGTCACCGTGAGCAACCAGGGCGACCAGAGCGCCGTGATCGACGTCTTTATCGACGACTCCGAACGCGACTTGCGCAAGTGGTGCGACTCGCCGCGCCAGCGCCTCGCCCTCGATCCCAAGCAAAGCAGCGAGGTGGCCTTTCGCTTCACCATCCCGCCGCAGGCGTTTCCGGGCATCTACGACTACGCCATCGTCGTGGACGCCCCCGAGCACTACCCGGAGGACACCCCCCTGCAGCGGCCCCGCCAGTTGCAGCTGCTGCCGCGCGACCAGCAGGCGGTGCGCGTCAGCGATCCGACCTTTGCGCTCAAACCCCAGACCACTCCCCAGCAGCCGCTGGTGGTCCAACCCGGTAAACCCCAGATAGTCCAGATCCAGGTGCACAATCGCTCCGACCGGGTCGACCGCTTCAGGCTCACCTGCCCGGATCTCGAAGAGAGCTGGTATTCGGTGCGCTACCAGGTGCCGAGCCTGAGCGGCCCGGGCCTGGTAGACTGCCCCGACGGCCTCGATCTCAACCCCAACACCCGGGGCCAGATTGTCCTGCTGTTCCAGCCTCCGACCGATACCCTGGCAGGCAGCTACTCGCCGACTTTGCGGGTCTATTCCGCCAACACCCCCGACCTGGTACTGCTCGACCTGGTGTATCTGCAAATCCCGACCACCTACGGGCTTAAAGTCGAGATCGAGACGCTACTTGGCAAAGTCACCCGCAAGCCGGGGCGCTTCAAGGTAAACATCGCCAACGAAGGCAATGTGATTCGCGAACTGGGGGTCGGGGCCAGCAGCAGCGAGGAGGACGAGTACGCCGCCTACGAGTGCAGACCTGAGGAGGTGCGCCTCCTGCCGGGTAGAAGTGTCGGCATCGATCTGACGGTCAAACCCAAAAACTGGTGGCAGCGGCCCTTCTGGGGCGAACCCTTCGAGATTCCCTTCAAGATCGACCTCACCGACGCCAAGGCGCTGCCGTTGCCGAAGACACCCCCAAAAGCCAAGCTCGAATGGCTGGCCCGGCCCTGGTGGCAACTGGCGCTGGCCGTTTTGCTGGTGCTGGCCGCCCTGGGGGGGATATTCTATCTGGTCTGGCTGGTGTACTTTCGTGCCCCCGACCCCGTGCGCGTCGAGAGCTTCCAGTCCGACAGCATCCGTTACCTGGAGGCCAACGGCGATCGGATCACCCTCAACTGGCAACTGCGCCACCCCGGCCAGATCCGCAAGATCACAATCAATGCCCGCGCGGGCAACGGCCAGCCAGTCAGCAAACCGATGGAACTGGCCTTCGGCGATCAGCTCAAAGACGTGGCCGACCTGCCCGCCGCCCTCAAGGGCAAATGCCAGATCACCGAGGATCTGCTCGCCTGCCGCAACGTCAAGACCGACGCGCGCAAAGGCGGCTACTATGTCTTCGAGATGAAGGTACTCCAGCGCCGCCGCGACGCCCCGGCGGTCACCACCCAGAGCGATCTCATCGAGATCATCCCCAAGCCCAAACCGAAGCCGCAACCGCTCTCCAAGCCGGTGATCGGCAAATTTACCCTCAACGGCACCGCCGCCCCGGCCAATGTTCCTCTCAAGATCAAGACCGACACCCATCCCGGCGACAAGGTGGCGCTCTCCTGGCAGGTCACAGGCAAAGATGTGAGCGTCGAACTGGAGACCTACGGTACCTTCGGCGCCAATGGTTCGCTGAGTTTGCCGCCTTTTACGCGCGCGGGCCAGCAGATCCCCATCACCCTCAAAGCGGCCAACAAAGCGGGTGAGGTGCGCCGCGGTTTCGTCATCGAGACCTTCGACCCGACCCCGCCGCCCCCGACCCCACCGCCACCCGGCCAGGACGCTGCCAAAAATTCCGGCAAACCCGCCGCCCCGGCCTTCAAAACCGCCCCCGAACCCACCGCCCCCGCTCCCTAATCGCCATGGCCATCGTCTGCTCACAATGCCAGCACGCCAACCCCGACACCGCCCTGAACTGCGGGCACTGCCAGAGGGAAATTGCTGTACTGTGTCTTGAATGCGGCAGCATCAACCCGACACCCTGCCGGTACTGTGGCGAATGCGGCGTCGAGTTGCCCCACGTCGCTTTCGCCCCGCTGCAGCCGGTGGCAACGGCCGGCGAAGCGGCCGTTGCCACGGTCCCTGCTCCGTCGCCTGTTCCTGAGGCGCCCCCCGAGCGGCGTTCCGCCCGCCGGGCTTCTGCGGCGCCTGTCGATCCACCTTTACCCCAGGTTGCCCGCCCCATGGAAAGCCCGCCTCCCCGCCCCAACGCCGGTGCGCCGCCGCCCTTCGCTTCGCCCGGCACGCGCCTGCAGATTGCCACCGCCGTTCTCGTCCATATCGGCAGCGACGAGCGGCTCGAACTGCCGGCGGATCAGCCCCTGGTCTACCTCGGTAAACCCAACGAGGATCTGCCGCCCGATATCGACATCTCCCATCTGCCCGGCGCAGAAGTGGTCTCGCGCGTCCACGCCGCCATCCACTGCAGCGAAGGTGCCTTTGCCCTCGAAGACGCCGGCAGCAGCAACGGCACTTTCTTGAACGGCGAACTCATCAAACCGGGGACGCGCTTTCGCCGTAAGCTCAAAGCGGGCGACATCGTCGCCCTCGGCAAAGCCAACAAGATGAACTTCCGCTTCGAAATCGAAGAGTAAACCGCCCATGCACTATCTGGTCACCGGCAATCGCCAGGCCCTCGACCGGCGCTACCAGGTGGTCGGCCAATCCCCGGCGATTGTCCGGGATCTGTTGCCGGACCAGCCCACCGCCGCACCCGCGGGCCTGCCTGCCGGCTGCCGCCCCTACCAGAGGCTGCACCACTTTCGCTGGGCAATCCCCGAGATTCACACCTGCATGGCGGCCGCGAACGGCGGCGAGCCGTGCGTGCTGTTGGCGCGCGGGCCGCTCGCGGCCGACGGCACCCCCTGGCCGACTTTGCGCCAGGGCTGGGCCACCGCCGCCCCTTTGCAGCAGATTGGCTGGCTGGTCCAGCTGGCCCGCCTCTGGGAACCCTGTGTACAGGAAGGGGTGGCCTCGTCGCTGCTTGCCCCCGACAACATCGGTGTACTCGGTTGGCAGGCCTGCCTGTTTTATTTGAGCGGCGACCTGGCACCGCCGCCACTCGCGGCCCTGGGGCAAAGCTGGCAGGGCCTGGCCCCCCTCAGCCCGCCACTCGCTGCAATCGTGGGGGCACTCTGCCTGGGCCGGATCGCCCGCATCGAGGAGCTGTCCGCCGCGCTCGAAAATCTCGCCGCCGCCAACCCCAGCCGCGGTCCGGCGGGCGTTCTGGGTGCGACTCACCCGGGTAGCCGCAAGGCCAACGAGGACTGTTTTATTCACGGTCCGCTCGGCACCTACGGCATCGTCTGCGACGGTATGGGCGGGCACGAGGGCGGCGCGGTGGCCAGCCGCATGGCCTTGGATCTGCTCGATCGCGAACTGCAGCAACTCAGCGGCCAGACCCAGCCCCTGCCGCCCTTGCAGGTGCGCCGGGGCATGGCCCTGGCCCTCTACCGCGCCAACCAGTTGCTCCTGGAGACCAACCGCCGCCAGGGACGCCAACGCCAGCGCCAGATGGGCACCACCGTCGTCGCCTACTGCCTGAGCGCCAGTCTGCTGCACATCGCCCACGTCGGCGACAGCCGCATCTACCTCATCGACCGGCACCACTGCCAGCAGCTGACGGTGGACGACGACGTGGCCAACCAGGAGGTGAGTTTGGCGCGCACCACCAGCGCCGCCATGCTGCGCATGGACGGCAGCGGCCATCTCACCCAGGCCCTCGGGGTGATCGCCATGGAGTCGCTGCAGCCGACGGTGCAGACGTTTGTGCTGCCGGAGGACTGTCTGGTGCTGCTGTGCAGCGACGGGTTGTGCGACGGGGCGCTTATCGAGCGCTGCTGGCAGACGGTGCTCCTACCCATGCTCACAGGCGATCTCGCCACCGGGGCAGGGCAGTTGATCGATTTGGCTCTTCAAGAACTGGGGCACGACAACATAACGTTTATTCTTTTGAAGTACGCCGCGTAATTTTTTAGCCGCCGTTGAACGTCGTCGAGTTGGATCAGGTCGTCAAGTGCTTCAGTGAGCCCGGCGGCAAGCCACTGCGCGCCGTGGACGCGGTGAGCCTCGCGGTGCGATCGGGAGAATTTTTTTCGCTGTTGGGCGAGAGCGGCTGCGGCAAGACCACGGTGCTCAGGCTGATGGGCGGCTTCGAGCAGCCGGATGGCGGCACGATCGTCATTGCCGGCCAGCCGATGGCGGGGGTACCGCCCTACCGGCGGCCGGTCAACACGGTCTTTCAAAGTTACGCGCTCTTCCCGCACCTGAACGTGTACCAGAACATTGCCTTCGGCCTGGAGATGGAGCGGCTCGCGCGCGCCGAGGTGCGTCTGCGCGTCGAGGAGATGCTCGCCCTGGTGCGCCTGGAGAAACTCGCCGCCCGCAAACCCCACCAGCTTTCCGGCGGCCAGAAGCAGCGGGTGGCCCTGGCCCGGGCGCTAGCCAAACGTCCGGCGGTACTGCTTTTAGATGAACCTTTAAGTGCACTGGATTTGAAGTTGCGCCAGCAATTGCGTCTGGAACTGAAGGCCTTGCAGCGGCAGACGGGAATCACATTTATCTTTGTCACCCATGACCAGGAGGAGGCTTTGAGCTTGTCAGACCGGGTGGGGGTGATGCGCGCGGGAAGGCTTTTGCAGGTGGGTACCGCTGCAGAAATTTACGAGCGGCCGACCAGCCGCTTCGTGGCCGAGTTCGTGGGCGAGACCAACTGGCTGAACGGCACCGTCGAAGCGGTCGAGGCGGGTGTTGTAGCGGTGCTTGTGCCGGGACTTGGCCAGAGCGTTAGAGGAGTGGCGCCGGTGAGGGTGGCGCCAGGGGAGCGGGTAGGGGTGGCAATCCGCCCCGAGAAACTGGCGGTGCGGCCGACGCAAGCGACGAGGGAGCCGGGAGTCAACTGGTTCGCGGCGACTTTGGGGGCGGGACGTTACGAAGGCGCCTTAACCTGGCAAGAGGCAGTGTTGGCCAGTGGGGAACGCTTCGGGTTACGTCTGGCCAACCGCAGCGGCCAGGAAAGATTGCCGGAGGGAACGCTCTGCGCTCTGGAAGCCAGGTTCGAAGACACCGTCGTTTTGCCCACTGTGCAACCGGGAAGCGTTCGTTGAGCGGGTTGCCAACCGAAGCGAAGCACTTGTCGGCAACCGATTACGGAATCATTCCGCATTCGAACATCTTGTTGGTGATTGGCCCGGCGACCTTGTTGAGAAAGGCGGTTCGCGCCTGCGGATCGTCGCGCAGCAGTTGTATTGCTTTTTTCTCCTTGGCCGATGGCGGCTCGTTCTTCTGCGTCTTCAACTGATCGCAGGTGGAGCTTTGATATTTATCAATTACTTTGTTGGCGACCATGTCCATGAGCATGCCCTGGGCGCCGACCACGCTTGGGACCAACAGCGCTGCCACGATCGCGAATAGATAAATGCGTTTGCTCATCACTGACTCCTATCACGTTGATTTAAAAACAAGGACTGCTGGAACGTTGCCCGAGGGCAGAAATTTTACCACTTCCACTATGGTCATTTATCCATTGAGCAGTCTCCCAATTGCAACCAAAAACCTTTCAGTGAGTGCCGAAGCGATTCGGCTATTTTTCAATGCCGGTGTATTTCTTGAAGATCGCCGCGAGCGACTGCTTCGTTCCGTCGTTCAGTGAGCTAACAAAGCTGAAGCGCATCGGCTCTTCTCCCAGCGAGCGGGCATAACCCTGTCCCAGATAGCCGTCATAGCGATCGGCGCCTTCCAGATACTTTTTGAAGAACGCCACGCTCAAAGCATCAAGAGCCCGAAACATCTGCGCAGGCGGTGGTCCAATCATCCAGGCAGGCAGCTGAAAAGCCGAATCGCCGCCGTCATCCCCCAGCGTCGGCGTGAAGTGGGTCGCATTTTTGGCCAGAACCAGATATTTATCCTGAGTCGTCAACCAGTTAAATGGCAGGATCTGTTCGCCGACCGGCCGCGCGAACAGGTCTTCGCTCGCGGAGAGGATCATCGTCGGAATCTGAATTTGGCCAATTCCCCGAGGGCCGGCGACGGCGGCTGCCAAGGGATTGACGGCAAAAACCGCCTTGATGCGCGGATCACGAAGATCCATCGGCTCGAGAGGAGCACTGTCCAGCGTGCACTCCAGCAGCACCGACGGGTTGATGAGCACGGTAATCTGCAGCTCGATATTGCAGATGCGGCGCACGAACTCGTAGTCGATGTTGGCCCCGGCGAGGGCGAGGACTGTGTACCCTCCCCAGGATTGGCCGAACGCCCCGATGCGCGCCATGTCCAGCCGACCCTGCCAGGCGGGATCGGAGGAGAGCTGTTGCAATCGGTCGAGCAGCATCGAGACGTAGAGCGGCCGGGCGACGAACGGGAAGGTGCTGCGGCCGCGCACCGTGCTGCGGCCCTTGAACGCTCGCGCGACCGCTTCGGTATCGGAATCCGGGTGCTCGACGGCTGCCACAGCAATGCCCCAGGAAGCGAGATGCCGCGCCAGATAGGCAAACGTCCGGCGGTTGGAACCAAGCCCATGGGAGATGACCACCAGAGGAGCGGGCTGCGTCAGTCCCTGCGGCAGGTAGATGTCGGCGCCGATCGTAGTCCAGATCGGATCGTCGAACAACGCCAGCGTGCCGCGGCGCGGATTGGCGAAACGCAGGGTCTGCATCTGCCAACTGCGCGGTCCTGCCGCCTGCAAGTCCTCGGCGGGCACGGGGGCATCTGTCGGTGTTTCGGACTGCGCCTGCCGCTCGATGCTCGCGTAAATCTCCCTGCCCTGTTCGATCCCGGTAACCACTGTGTTCGCCAGAGCGAGATTTTGCTGAAGATCCAGGAAAAAGGTATCGAGGGGGTAGTAGCGCAGGAAGTTCAGGAAAGTCAGCCCCTGCGGATCGGCCGCAGCAAGCAACATGGCCGCGCGCAGGGCGTGGAAACTATTGTTGTCTTTATCGGTTCGCAGCTGATCACCGAGACCCTGGAGTACTTTTGTGCCAAGAGGGCCGTAGGTAAGTTCTGAGAGAGCGGCTGGACTATTAAGAGGCGCCTGCTGGGTCAATGCGTCGCGCAGCGCCAGCGAGGGCTGCACCCGTGCAAGGTTGAGCACGTAGGCCAACCGCTCGCTGACAACACCTGTTTTTGAGTATGCTTCTAAATCTGCAACCGGTAGCGAAAAACCGAAAAGACCGTAATTGAAGTAGATGCGTTCGGCCGCTGCAACAGGCACAGCTATCGATACCAACGACACCCACACTATCAACAGCGCTAGAGCACAAAAATACAGTACAGCTTTCAAGGCTTGCACCTAGACACAGCTCAACTTCTTGGCTAATTTTGTTCCAATTCCAAGGATATACAGAAGTTCTGCGATAAGCGCAAATTGAGACATTAAGATACATTACATTGGCTAGACAGGGGCAATCAATATCACTATAAAAGATAGTTGTTTGGTCAATTCTAGGAGATTGATTCTCCTAGAATAAGATTCAATAACAGTGGCACTCTTGCGCTAGCCGCAAAGCCTTCGAGAAAATGATTTTCCCTTTTAGAAAGTTTAGCTTGAGCTAGATTATGCTCAGGCCTGCACTCTTCCGATGCTTGAGAATTCAGTATCGGGAAAATCCTGTGTGTAAATTATTGCAATACCTGCTCAATCGGTCACGCTGAATTGAAGGAGTTTAAAGATGATTTCACTTAGAGACAGATCATGAAGCAGGTTTGGCTGATCCTTCCGTTGCTGGTAGTTTGTCAACTTCCCCTACAGGCCCAAAGCCCTAAACAGGCATCGTCACAACAGACGACCAACGCGGCTGTCGATGCCCAGGTGCGAGAGGCTGTGATCGACAACTGGTTGGTTCCCAAACTCACCAGCGACGCCATCATCACCGTGAACGCAACACTGCTGCCGGGCGGCACCTTGGCAAATCCCCAACTGTCTGTCGGCGGGGTGCAGGGTTCAGAACTGAACGATACGCGGACAAGTTTTCTCAAAGCGCTCTCCGATACCAAAATCAGCAGCAACCAGCCGGTAGGGCCGGTGAGTTTCGAGGTGGAGGCGCGCACGAGGGCGGGTATCGCACGCTGCTATCCGCTTCGGGTTTACCTTCCAACGACTACAACGGACAGCAAAGAAACGATCCCGACCGATCTCGAAGAGACGCTGCAAAAGGCGGTTGTCACGTGGAACAAGATGGCTGTCAGCTACTCCAAGGCCAAAACGCTCCCACCTTATCAATTTGTTGACAGTCCCGAGAAGGCAGAAGTGATCGTCGAAGCCTACGCCAACCATCCGAGCTTCAGCGCCTACTTGATCGATGACTTGACCAAAAAAATTATCCTGCGTATCCCGGTCAAGGTTCTGTACGGCGGAATGGTTTCGACCGGTCTGCGCTGGTGGTCTCCCGGGGCGGTCAAACAGATTGCCTTGTTTGAGTTTGGGCGTCTTTTGGGCTTGGGTCTTTCGAACGTTGCTACCAATGTTCTGTACCCTGATTTTTCGCGTGAGATCCTTACAACCGAGACGCAGGACACCCAGACGAGCGACGTTTCGGTTTATGCCGTGGCTCAGGATGGCGACCCCTACTTTTATCAAGGCGTCGGTACCAAAACAGTCAACAGCAATCAGTTGCAAGCGGTCGACAGTCTGCTACAGAGCCGCGTCTGTCCAAATGCTCCAAAGAATTTATCCGTGCAGGGAATAGCGCCATAGGATTTTTCAGTTGGTGGAATCGGGGTTGCACCGCCATTTCACAACTGGTTGTTGAGGAGTTGGGTTCATGTACAAGCGGCTGGGAGATCTGGTGGTTTTCGTTGCGGTGTTTCAGATCGCGCTGAGTTTTTCCTGTCCGGCAACGGCACTTGCCATTCCGACTCGAATAGCGACGGCACCGGGCGGGCAACTTGCTGCCGTCCAAGAGAGCTTCGTTTTCCCTCGACAGGCACCTTTTTCAGTCTCACGCCTTGAAAATTTGGCAAAAGTGTCGACTTCAGCCCAGTTTCTCAAATCTGGAAAGGGTCTGGATACCCCTGCCGTCGATGGTTTCTCAGCACAGAAAATTTCGCAGGACAGTGCGCCGCCACCCTCTGCAAGCCAGGCCGCCAGCGAAGCAATCGATCCTAGCGAAGACAGCAACCGGTGGCACTTTAAGCTCCAGCCCTACCTGACGATTCCGATCAGCACTTACGGCAATGTAACCGTGGGGGGACGTACGACAAATTACGATCTCGGTCTCGGTTCGTTACTGAGCGCTTTTACGTTTACAGCCAGCGCCCGTGT
Protein-coding sequences here:
- a CDS encoding FHA domain-containing protein; translated protein: MAIVCSQCQHANPDTALNCGHCQREIAVLCLECGSINPTPCRYCGECGVELPHVAFAPLQPVATAGEAAVATVPAPSPVPEAPPERRSARRASAAPVDPPLPQVARPMESPPPRPNAGAPPPFASPGTRLQIATAVLVHIGSDERLELPADQPLVYLGKPNEDLPPDIDISHLPGAEVVSRVHAAIHCSEGAFALEDAGSSNGTFLNGELIKPGTRFRRKLKAGDIVALGKANKMNFRFEIEE
- a CDS encoding DUF4159 domain-containing protein, yielding MSQLFPAPPIRPFERLQAADGLLINAERWRRAHEYHRLRQGMHYQALNQPGIVCGLGVQAITAPSDVKAEYRDGRWVRIQPGIAIDLVGNPIVVPQPIDFRIAVELADNEPAMVYLVVKYVDPDDLRREERRDIVQETFRVDEKSSPPEELEVEVCRVLLQPGTVQLENPREVFFPGYSNIDLRFRLQAQPRPQALISMAVVNHPDPDGTRHFFNLPHLLRATGALYPALQGVGEVGQVSFDEAEDLEAHDLLYLTGRQPLVLNSREFEALKGYLDRGGVLMVDAPADAVPLVESVLALAQQLETPLEYLERLRRDHPLRTHPFLFSALPAINQQPLRLLSGGGIVLTIGELAAAWGIDDNFALSRLAIRTAHELGINILAYAWRRRQLFALQGTDAAWTGGA
- a CDS encoding protein phosphatase 2C domain-containing protein, whose translation is MHYLVTGNRQALDRRYQVVGQSPAIVRDLLPDQPTAAPAGLPAGCRPYQRLHHFRWAIPEIHTCMAAANGGEPCVLLARGPLAADGTPWPTLRQGWATAAPLQQIGWLVQLARLWEPCVQEGVASSLLAPDNIGVLGWQACLFYLSGDLAPPPLAALGQSWQGLAPLSPPLAAIVGALCLGRIARIEELSAALENLAAANPSRGPAGVLGATHPGSRKANEDCFIHGPLGTYGIVCDGMGGHEGGAVASRMALDLLDRELQQLSGQTQPLPPLQVRRGMALALYRANQLLLETNRRQGRQRQRQMGTTVVAYCLSASLLHIAHVGDSRIYLIDRHHCQQLTVDDDVANQEVSLARTTSAAMLRMDGSGHLTQALGVIAMESLQPTVQTFVLPEDCLVLLCSDGLCDGALIERCWQTVLLPMLTGDLATGAGQLIDLALQELGHDNITFILLKYAA
- a CDS encoding WD40 repeat domain-containing protein — translated: MEKRVISAVLSEQAVTYRPGGPPVTFEVTVSNDSNQFAGFKLELVAAGTGRNPNWYQLFPEVSTAKPPGSRTQFQVTIVDSPIPGFVGAINVTILITSPQLKEERKYLLRLIVEAGSGPSQLLVDLPVRQFQTYPRNPVDIPVRVRNLSQRPVDIVLRFLGIDPVWLATGTERRFVVEAGALADVAFQCLPPGPNQALGQEYPFAVEALPQSGSAARAEGSLEVLPVGFVQFNCSEPRKRLPEKGGAWWPDWSELAATFPLLFKNASNLRQEVSVAVEGRDSGRCAARTEPPQGVLGVSTTTELKLEITRKRSLFGLPKTLQLEAVAVLSDERLGGADPPSQKLELRVLPKLPVWMQVLSVALTFISGSWGAVTVHEHFNPRAHTDLVNSVRVSGDARMVYSASDDRTIRSWRVGKEGGDLSYEGILVDTGRPVRALRFMPKNNSQLAAGLENGAVQIWNVATGEKLRQLDYQPEVDDRVFDLVFTANSRHLFSAHGSGMVQMWDLQSEATQPVRVLELDKKLDYTVQALELSGDERTLISAGRFFRLLLWDLDKPDARPRRLQPRGGQNDVIWSVALSPKNPNLLATADSAGNITTYDLARCADPNATKAPFKGATALGSLLKADPKAQDRAVPVQSAETVPANVPVDVTCPVLDRWLGHGSFAVRSLAFGGDGLSLISGGDDHRVMLWQLTPKGTRAARSVTGRLLEERPKKVNAVDLGRDREGIIGVSGGDDFQVSMRRVPLP